ACTAAGATGCCTTAAAATCCTAGAATCTCAACATTGCTATGAAAGTTTGGTAGTCTTCTAGGAATATCTCACTTGCAAAACGTACCTCTCCCAATCTTGAGTAGGGTGACACACTACCTTTGGTCGAGTTTGATGGGTCataaaacttaaaaaataaGTTTTATGAAAATTAAGTCTTTCCCTATTTTATAAGGAATTATGTTTTAtggaaatctattctagcaaaATCTACAAGCAACCAAATAGTTGAAATAGTTGTTTGCTATCATCAAAAGATGATGGTCCCTAACTCTTCCTTCTAATTACTATAAAAGGAAATAATAGTCATTAATGGTTAAACATCAATTCTATTTCTCAATAATTGATGTTTTCCTCAAATTGTTTAAAAATGGGATTAACAAAATATTCTATTAACCGTCCCAAGTAACCTTAAACTCAGCTATAAAACACCAACAAATACACCATCTCTTATTTTGAGAGGGCCTACATATCCTATCCTACAGATTCCGAAATAGATATAAGATAAATTAACAATTATATAATGAACTCTTGGAGGCTAAACAAGGAGAGAACATAAAGAAAGATGGATGAGAAAGAGGGGCATTGTTTATCGTCACCCTCCCCTCCTCTAtcatcttcttctaaatctACGTGAAATCTAACATGCTTTGCTTCTAATCTACCACTTCTTTCTTCGGAGTGTGATCACAGCAAATTTTTACTTGGAAGATTTGATCTGATCAAATCTACCTCCAATCTTACCTATCAAAGGATACATGAAGGGGATCTCCTCCTTTCCTTCACATTGACATGTGGAAGGGGGGATCGAAAGGAGAGCTTGATGCTTGAGCTCCACTAGAGTGAGACCTCATGTCATAGTCCATGATGGAAACCAATCCAATGCTAACCTAATAATTCATTGATACATACCCAAATTATATTTGCCGATATATATTTCATGTTTTATTGATACACAtttcaaattgagatgatatatATTCTAGATTATTACTTCTCCAATACATAGTACATACCTAGCTAATACATATTAAGCTTTCTCGTAATAGACCTATTATTTTGTTAATACGTATCTTTTACTTTCTTGATACACACATCGGACTACGATAATATTATAGTGAACACAATTATTGCTAACACATGGTATATGTTTAGGCAATACAAAGTTGATTCTCCTTCGTGTCTCACCCATGCTAGTTTGATTTTGTTCAGGGTAACCTCAACATGATGAAATTGGAGGTAGAGACAAAGATTTCGAGCTCGTGTAGATTAAGAAACAAAAGGCGATGAGGAAGAGGGATGCACACGAAGAGTTGAAATAACAGCTGTGGATGGAGGAGAAGGTGCATTAAGAAAAGTGGAAATGGCAGAGGAAGGGGAGCTAGACCCAACTCTTATATTTGTCCACTAAGTAGGTTTTTTTGGAGGAAATGAGGATAAACTCTTGTAACCTgggaataaattttttttccaaacgcGCGCCCACCGGCGTCTAGGCTCCACCTACCCGTGGGCTCTGTGTCATTGTTTTTCTGGTATGACATTCGGGTCCGACGGTAAAGTTGCCTTTGCCGTTAccgatgaattttttttattttttttatttttttttatgaataccttcctaaatatcaaatttatataaatatttttttaaaattaatatttatatgtatactttcgtaaaatacttattttgtcattcttatttttttattattatttttacatatatacTTATGCTACCTAAtgacgttaaaaaattaacgattttaaattaaaataactaaaattaacgattttaaaattttattttatttttaattaatataattatgTTTTTTTCTTAATACCATTAGAACAATCGTCTTATTacggatatttatataataacaaaatttatgagaatatatatgtaaatattcattttaaaaggatatttatgtaaaattaaatatttagaaTTTCATTTTATCGCCATTTGCGCTCCTCTCCCTTGAAATCTTCAAAGCTGGATCCGAAGAAAAAAAGATTCAGAAATTGAAaaaattacttaaaaaaaaagaaaaattttggaggaggaggaggagaagagagggggaagaagagggaaagatCCTTTATTTTGGTGAGGATTCGAGCATCGAAATCTCTGCAGTCCGACTCCGATCCTTCTCTGCCTTTGTTTTTTGATATCCGGCCAATGGATTCCGATTTCTGGATGTCTCGTATCTTCACTGCCAAGAGGCACTACTCGCTGCAGCACCACCAGAACTCCCAATTAGGTCTCCAAATCAGCTCCTTTTCCTTCCATTTTACGTTTTGGTTTGGGATTTCTCGTAAAAATCCGTCCTTTGATATGGTTTTGTTCATATttcggttaaaaaaaaaaaaaaccgtctCTTCTTATCAGTGTTTTTATTTTCGTTCGCAGATCGATTCGGGCTTGATGATTTCGAGATGGAAAGGAAGGTCCGGCCGGACTTCCCATGCCCTTATTGCTACGAGGATCACGACATCACGTCTCTGTGTACCCATTTGGAACACGAGCATCTCTTTGAATCAAAAGTCGCCGTGAGCATTCAATTCCTGATCCCATGTCATAAAAATTCCattttttccataattttttatCTGAAAGATACCCAAATTTGGATTGATTTGATATTTGGAAGTTTGGATCAAATGATTTGATGTTAATTGTAAATCAAGTTTAGCAGTTAATATCCTTACGTTTAGAATGGACGAAGCAATTCTTGCTATAACAATAACTCTTATAGTGGTCGAGAGAAAAAATGGAAGGATTCAGACAGGATTAAAAATGGTGACGAAAAGATCTAACTATGACAAAATTATTAGCAACACAGAGCTCAGATCATGGTACCGAATGATGTGTGTTACTCATCTTCATGCGTtaatttcctttttgttttctctTTAATTTCTGTGTGGCGGGGAGACTTAGGGGTTTTACAGTTTCCTTTCGTCAAAAAGATAGGCATATCTAATGAGTAAATTTGCCAGTATTCTAGTTTAGCTTCTTGTTTGTTATTATGTTTCCAATCATCACTTTGTATTTGCCTCATTGTATTTATTAATACCAGTGATTTAGGCAATGCTGCATGGATGCAGATACAAgacttataaaaattttatcaaaataaACCCTAACTAGACTAACCTCAACCAAGATTTCAATTGTCTTAAACATTTTGTGGATAGGCTAGGTTTAGATTTGTGTGAATGATCTGTCATTGGGAAGAATGGTCTGATAGCTTGTTTGGTGAATTTGGTACTGCTTGGCCCTCAACCAGTCTCAACTTGCACAGTTGCCTCTACATGTTTCTTGTGATGATCATAGGAGTCATACATGCTCTTCTCCAGACATGCAAATTTATGTtcattattttgaaaaaaagggaaaaatttATGATTGAGCATCCCCTTTTCTTAGTTGCTATGCTACACAATAATGGACAGGATGGTCTCAAATGAGCAATGCATATATCAAGTTACGTCCTGCATAGAGATGACTTCACATAGGTATGGGAGAGAGTCAATATATCCTTGTCTGTAATGAGCCTCGGCTTCTGATGGTTTTTGAATTTTCCAAATTATTAACAGAGGTTTGCATCAGGTTCTCAGCATCATTACACTCAATTGATCAGGTCTTCTGGGAGAAGAGAAAATCATTAATTAGTTCTCAAATGATATGTCATCATTTCCAGTTTTGTATATGGTTAACACCCTGATTTTTCAgtatttatgcttgattctcatTACTATCTTGCTTGACCTGTGTGAATGGCTGCCATTCTACACTTTCACCGATTTATTTCTTCTTAGCTATTTTTCCTCTCTGCCAACTCTACTGAACTGGTGCTCTGCAAATGTTCAAGGGGATTGAACATAATATAGGATGTTGATCTACAACCATGTCTGTATTTATCTGAGATCATGATGGTATTACTTGCTGAAGGAGTGTCCTGCATCTAAAAACATTTATTTGGCAGTCCTAATAAGCATATGCATCTCATTAACAAAGGAAATAATGCAGAGAAAGAAATCAAATGGAATTGATATAGTATTTCATGATCTTATTCTATGACACAGTAAAATTATTTTAGTGGTAAAGTATACTAACTAAGGAGAAGTAAACTAGATGGACAGTCAAAATAGTGCCGTTTACTTCTGTGGAAGTATTTATGAACTGCAAATTTTTCACCTAATTCTGGCTAAAGTACAGGTGATGCTAAATGTCTAGGGAGCACTGCCAACACTCCGATTGGTGACTGTACGAATTCAAAAACAGAATAATAGGATAGATACGATGGTTCCTGATTGTACTATATATAGGCCAGTTTAGTGTTTCACTTCAATATGTAGCACAAACTAGAATTATGTTTCTTAACATAGGCTTGTGTAGCGTCAAGAACTTTTAATGATCTCTTGGAGTTTGCCATGTTATCCTTGTACTTTTGTTTGTCAGGCTTTAAGTATTCCAGTCACTTTTGTATATAAAGATCCAAGTAAAATGTTGTCAAAACAGTTGGGCAGCCTGATAGAAGAACTTGCACACCATTATTTTCTAGTTAATCTCTATACCTTTGTATACATGATTGATGATATTGATTCTTTAGTTATTTCATTAATACTGAACAATACGACTAATCAGAACCTTTTACTTTTTTCAGCCCTGCCCCATTTGCTCTGTTAAGGTTTCAAAAGACATGCTGAATCATATTACCCTTCAACATGGTCATCTGTTCAAGATATCCTTTTTTATTCATAAATTTTCTTGCGCAGCTAGTATCAAATGTTATGCTCCTCTGATGGGCATATAGCATTTTGTTAAAAACTGTCTTATACccattttctttaactaagaATTACCTGCAGAGACGTCGAAGATTACGTAAAGTTGCTATTCCTAACACCCAGGCACTTTCTCTGCTGGGGAGAGATCTACGAGAGGCACATTTTCAGGTGCTTTTTGGAACCAGGGGCTACCAATCTGGCAGTACTAATGCATCAACTGCAGCTACTGATTCACTTCTTTCCTCACTTGTTTTAAATTTCCCTCCAACTGAAGTAGAGGAAACTGCAAAATCTTCTGTTCCCACTGCAGAGGATACTTGTATTGAGAAAGTAACACCTTCACAAACTTGGAAATCAAGGTAAAtttagaaattttcttttttgcttacAAATAGATGCACTGCTCTCAAAACTTTCTGTTATGTCCATTTTAAAGCTTTTAATATTCTACAGCCTTGTTAAGGACATGAGCTTTTGCAAGGAGGTGTGTCTTTTGTTGATCTATGcatgaaaggaaaaaagaaaatcttctCCTATCTTTTTAATGGAGGATTTGGTAGACGTAAAAATTAGTCTCACTTACTCTCTATTTTTATGCTATCAGCACCGTCAGAAGGCATGCAAGCTTGGAGATCACCCACTGTTGCATTTTGTAGTCATACAAAATTAGCTGTTTAATAATCTTTGCATAAAATCTTTATATAAGTAGTTTTTCCCGCATGCTCACTTGGAATTTACTTTCTGATGATCTACAAAATTTACTGTAGCAAGTAGtcttattttgaacaatgtgTTCTTATTTTGCCTTTTGGCATATACCAAACCTTTCCTTCTTACCTTTCTGTCTAGCTAGATTCTTTCGAAGTTTAGAGGCACTTGGAGAGTTGCTTCTCAGTTTGAATGCTTCTCAATTGGTCTTTGGTTCCATGGCAAGGTCCTCTCTTGACAAAGTTGCCTTGACCCTGGAATTCTTATACCGATTCATATAGCGTTAATGTCAGACTGAAAGCAGCATTAGCATGTTCTTAAACTTAAGTGGAGCATACCTTGAACCATGCAGCTAGCCGAATATAGATGAGATAGGCCTTGTTGGATAATGCTTCAATTATTATGATGAACACTAGTGAATCTTTCTGGTCGAAAAGGATATATATTCAGATGGTTTTTCTAAGATCTCCCTACATGATTCATATTGAATCAGTCttttatatagaaaattttggaTGTTGATGGCAATTTACAAATCAGCATGTCTTTTGATGTAAACAATAAGAAACAGCACTTGATATgtcctttgcttctttttttttctgggttATGCTGGTTACAAGAGTAAAACATGCACAGAAAACTTGATGTTCTAGTTCACGTGTAGATACCATCATTTTTGTATGGGCTTTTGAGTTTTAGTTAAAGGATTTGTAACTAATGGTGAACTAAAATTGCTACTTGAAACAGAATtatcataaaaattaaaagatggGACTTATACTTTTCACTTGTTCTCGTGTCAcaacatcaaaagaaaattgatttatCCTCTGAAATAAACCAGTTAACATACTAAAGGATATGATCACTAACAGGTgtaaagtttttcttttatagacTCTGTTATATCATGATATACAGTGTGATACTATTAAATATTTAGCATATCAAGTGCTTGGGATCTAGAGAAATGAATAAATGATGCTTACAGGAACAACTTTGTTTGCATTTTATACCATTTGCctgtgcatccatacaaaaTGCTACTCGTGTCGAACTGTTAACAACCTTTCTGAtgtttacttgatgtagaaaaCTAGAATACTTTTGGCAATGATTATCAAGTGTAGTTATAACCTGTTCTGGTTCTTTTTGTTGCTGTGCAGGAGACCGTGGTAGGGCTTCAAATTTTTAACAAAAAGCAATTCATTCCTGAATTCACTGGAGCACCAAAACAAATCTTTCTTTTCATTCCCATGCATGCATTGAGCATAAAAATAAGTTTTGTTTTATGCACTAATACACTTAGATTGGACTATGTCTATGTCCCTTAAATTGTTTTATGCACAAATACACAGACTGGACTATGACTATTTCCGTTGAA
This is a stretch of genomic DNA from Phoenix dactylifera cultivar Barhee BC4 chromosome 9, palm_55x_up_171113_PBpolish2nd_filt_p, whole genome shotgun sequence. It encodes these proteins:
- the LOC103721235 gene encoding protein DEHYDRATION-INDUCED 19 homolog 4-like isoform X3 translates to MDSDFWMSRIFTAKRHYSLQHHQNSQLDRFGLDDFEMERKVRPDFPCPYCYEDHDITSLCTHLEHEHLFESKVARRRRLRKVAIPNTQALSLLGRDLREAHFQVLFGTRGYQSGSTNASTAATDSLLSSLVLNFPPTEVEETAKSSVPTAEDTCIEKVTPSQTWKSRRPCFESSLSYEERERRRKHATFVQDLVLSTLFGD
- the LOC103721235 gene encoding protein DEHYDRATION-INDUCED 19 homolog 4-like isoform X1 — its product is MDSDFWMSRIFTAKRHYSLQHHQNSQLDRFGLDDFEMERKVRPDFPCPYCYEDHDITSLCTHLEHEHLFESKVAPCPICSVKVSKDMLNHITLQHGHLFKLQRRRRLRKVAIPNTQALSLLGRDLREAHFQVLFGTRGYQSGSTNASTAATDSLLSSLVLNFPPTEVEETAKSSVPTAEDTCIEKVTPSQTWKSRRPCFESSLSYEERERRRKHATFVQDLVLSTLFGD
- the LOC103721235 gene encoding protein DEHYDRATION-INDUCED 19 homolog 4-like isoform X2 — protein: MDSDFWMSRIFTAKRHYSLQHHQNSQLDRFGLDDFEMERKVRPDFPCPYCYEDHDITSLCTHLEHEHLFESKVAPCPICSVKVSKDMLNHITLQHGHLFKLQRRRRLRKVAIPNTQALSLLGRDLREAHFQVLFGTRGYQSGSTNASTAATDSLLSSLVLNFPPTEVEETAKSSVPTAEDTCIEKVTPSQTWKSSFESSLSYEERERRRKHATFVQDLVLSTLFGD